The Paraflavitalea devenefica genomic interval TGTTATTAAAACAGTAGAAGAATTGTTGACAGCTAAAAGCTGGCAACTACAGGAAGCGCGGTTTCTCCAGGATAACAGTCTCACCTACTACAAACGGGGTGAAACAAGCAATGGAAATATTTATGATGTTGATTCCATACGCTTCAATGCCAATAACACAGGCTGGTATCGTAATAGCGGCGGCACCAGTACCTTCAATTGGAACTTCCTGGATCCGCAGAAAACAAAGTTGCGTCTTTTCTATTCAGCCGCCAATTTCACGGTAAACTGGGAAAATGTGCACGTAACGGATTCCACGTTCAGGTATGCGGAATATTACACCATACCCGGATCATCCACTATAAGCATGGGAGCATTCTACCGTATACCAAGGCAGGGAAACGGACAATAATTGCTATTTTGCGATGATGCGCAGGCAATGTCTTTTTCCCCTTTCTTTTTACAGGCAGGTTACTACCCTGGCCAGGAGGGCCGGATACAGGTTATGTACAGGCTGGTTATTAATACCGGTACTCCTGGCTGGGTGGAAGCCTGTTTTTTCCCAGGAGCTTGCTTATAAGCAATACACAACCAAAGACGGTCTGCCAGGGTCTGCTGTATACCAGGCGCTGCAGGATAAGGAAGGATTCCTTTGGTTTGCCACCAACCAGGGAGTAGGCCGGTTCGATGGGAGCTTATTCAAATATTTTTCGAAAGAAGATGGCTTGCCCGATAATGAAGTGATTAAACTGTATGCAGATAAGCATAACAATATCTGGTTTATTAGCCTGTCTGGAATACCTGCTGTTTTTTACCAGGGAAAGATCAGGCAGATAAACTGCAAAGGAGTCGTGGCCATTGCAGAAGATCCATTTACAGATACTATTTACCTCATCAGTGTCCGGAATGAAAAACAGGCCTCTTCGTATGGCTATTACCAGTCGGCCAACACCCCCGGCAACTGGCATTTTACCGGTACTTTCCGGGAAGCGCCCAATAACAAACCAGTAGAAGGTTGGCCTATTCTGAGGGCCTCCTTACCTTCCGGAACAGCTTATTATTTTTCCTATATTGATGGCTTCACCAACCGGCTGACCATCAGGAATTCCACATCAGCAACCTCCTTTTTATTTACCAATAAAGGCAACAGCAGTGGTCTCTTTCCATTCATAAGCTATGCTTTTTCCTGTCCGGCAGCCAATAAGAAAGGGATCATTTTTGCCAGTGCAGATTCTTTGTATTTCGCTGGCGGGAATTATATACAAGGGCTTCTTTCGCTGCAAAGCCTCGGTTTGAACCTTCAAAAGGATGATGATATCAGTTCCCTGTTTTGCGAAAACGACAGTACGTTGTGGCTGTGTACCAGGCACCGGGGACTGATCAAAATCAACCATTTCATGGAATCACGGCGAACCATGGAATACCTTTTTCCGCAGGCTTATTGTACCAGCATCGTAAAAGATGCAGAGGAAGGATATTGGGTCACCACCATGAATGATGGTGTTTATTACCTGCCCAACCAGGATTTTTTCAACCTGAATAATATACCCGCTATCAATAGGAAAGACATTAAATGCATCAGGAACCTGCAAGACAAACGATTGGCCATTGGATCGGGCGACGGCACGATTGCCACTATTACACCTGCCTCCCTGCAAATAAAGGTGGCAACAGCCTGGTCAAAACAACATAAAAACAATCGCATCCTGGACCTATGGCCTTTCGGGCATTCCCTGTTGGCCGGTAGCGATAAAGGGCTTTTCCGCATACAGGAAAGAGCATGGCAGGAGTTTAGCAGCATCGGTATACGTGGTGGAATTAAAGGGCTGCATCCTGTATCGGACGGCAATGTACTGGTAAGCCATGCATCAGGCGCTACGCTGATCAATTGGGACGCCCAAAAGGCAACCCGCCTTTTTGCTTCCCGGACTACTTGTGTAGCTGTAGTCAACAACCAATATTACTGGGGTACCCAGCATGGCTTATATACCTGGGCCAACAATTCAACCATATCGCTGGGAGAATGCTATCCCTCCTTATCAGGCATCATCAACCATATTGATATAGCACCAGATACCGCACTCTGGCTATCCACACAGGAAGGCATTGTCATCCTGAAAAACAATCATATTCAAACCATAAAAAAAGAGCAGGGATTATTGAGCCATATGTGCAGGCAGGTACTGTTCAATGATACAACGGCCTGGGTGGCTACCGACAAAGGCATTACACGGATAGACTATCAATGGCGCGGGCCTGCATTTGATTACATCATTTCCAATATTACGGAAGAAGACGGGCTTGTTTCCAATGATGTAAACCAAACAGCCATCGAAGGCAACTATGTATGGGCCGCCACTGCTAAAGGCATTTCCTTTTTTTCCAAAGATTATGTGAGCCGGTCTTTTTCTCCGCCTCATATCTATGTAAACAGCATGGAAGCAGGCAACAAAACAATTCCCGTTTCTGACACGGTGATCATGGAGTATCCTGACAACAACTTACAGATAGAGGTATCAGCCATTTCATTTCGCAGTGGCAAAAATATACAGTATGAGTACCGGTTGAACGGGCAAGACAGCAACTGGCGAAAGACCACGAACAATATGATCGAGTTTGCCGCTTTGCCATTTGGAGAGCTGATATTTGAAGTACGCTCTATTAACCGGTGGGGAGATAAGAACATCCATCCCAGGCGGATTCTGATCATCAAAAACCCACCATTCTGGAAAACCGGGAGGTTCCTTGTTTCCCTGTATATCCTGAGTATTACCCTGTCAGGCGCCGGCTTCTACCTCTTTTACCGCAACCGGCAGCGCAAAAAAGAACAGCTATTCCAATTAACTAAAAAGATGCATGAGCTGGAGATGCAGTCCCTGCGGTCGCAAATGAATCCCCATTTTATCTTTAACTGTCTCAGTTCCATTCAACGTTATATCCTGCAATCAGATACAGCCAATGCGAATCTTTATTTGCATAAATTCTCGGCCCTGATCCGGAAAATACTGCATTACAGCAGCGTCAGCACCATATCACTGGAACAGGAAATAAAGATGCTGGAACTATATCTTTCACTGGAAAAAATGAGGATAGGCGATAAGATGGATTACCAGATCATATTGTCGGATGAGCTACAGTATGATAACCTGTATATTCCGTGTATGATCATTCAACCCTATGTTGAAAATGCTGTAAAACATGGCATTTCTCCTCTATACAACCAAAAAGGAATGGTAACCATCCGTTTCAGACAAACACCAGGAACAGTGGAATGTATTATCGAAGATAATGGTCCGGGCATGGAGACCTCGCCAGGCAAAAAAACTCCCCTTACCGGAGAATATTCTTCTAAAGGCACCAGCATTACGGAAAACCGGATTAATGCTATTAACAGCCTTCAACCGGATAAAATAATACTGAACATTGTCAATAAAAGCCAACTCGATCCCTCCACCACCGGGACCATTATTCAATTATCATTTCCTGTTATAACAGATTAACCATGCCTATTAAGACCATTATTATTGAAGATGAAGAAAGCAGCCTGGTAGTACTGACCGATTTCATTCAACGGTTTGCCAGCGACCTGCAGGTATTGGGAACCGCCGGGCATGTAAATGAAGCCATCGAATTATTAGAAAACAACAGCGCCGACCTCGTTTTCATGGATGTGCGCCTGGCAAATGGCACCAGCTTTGAAGTGCTCAGAAAGTTATCTTCCCGGAACTTTACCCTGATCATGATTACTGCTTATGATAATTATGCGCTGGAAGCCTTTAAATATGCCGCTATAGATTACCTGTTGAAGCCTATTGGCATACCTGAATTTGAAGAGGCTATAGCAAGGGCCAGAAAAAACCTTTCACAGAAAATTGACACTAACACCATTGACACCCTGCTTTATAACCTGGGACAGCAAAACAAACAGGACAAAAGGATAGGGATTGCCACTATTAACGGTTTTGAGTTTATAGACGCAAAAGATATTACCTGGTGTAAATCGGAAGGCAATTATACCGTTTTTCATTTGACCAATAGATCTAAAATAACCTCTTCAAAAAGCCTGGGCTTCTATGATGAAATATTAAATGCCAGCCATTTCTGCCGCATCCATCATGGCACCATTATTAACCTGCAGATGGTTAAAAGCTATATAAAGGGTAAAAGCGGGCATGTGGTTATGACAGACGGTACCAGGCTGGAAATCTCCCAACGCCGCAAAAGCGACTTTTTAGACAAGTTCCATTACTGAATCCCGGTCATAACCACTATACCGGCATGCTTATCTCCTCCATCCCATCATGTACAGGAAATAGCCCCATTTCCTGGAATAGGTGCGGTAGGGTGTTTGTAAATGATAGGGAGAATTGACAAATAGAATGAGTGTAAAGACAGTCAACAGGATATTCATTACACTATAACCGAATATGAGGCGTTGCTGATCGAGCCAGCCGAATACGCACCAGCATAAGGTAACCGACAAGATTAGGATCAATAATACCAGGGATAAATTACGCGCCTTCTTTTTCCGGGCAAGGCGGATCATTTGGGGTACTAACAAGAGGCAGATGAGCGAATTGGCCATAATGGCAAACACGGTGTCCATAGTTATTGGTTGTTTAGGGGGTGTATAAAGGGCTAAGGTCTAATTCTTCTATTCCGTAATTCTTTGTAACTTCATCCTGTACCGGAACCATTAAACGCCATGCAATACAAACAAATACCAGCGCCGGAACACCTGAAAGCGTATGTCCGTTATTTCTGGACGCTGGAAGCGCCTCCTGAAAGCAACGCTCCCCAATCTTTCCGCACTATTGCCGATGGCTCTCCGGGACTTATTTTCCACCAGGTAGAACAGGGCTCCTTTTATCAAAATGAAAAGCTATTGCCCGACATCTTTTTGTATGGACAGGCTACTACCCATGCTGAGATCCGTGCTACCGGAAAACTGCGCGCGGTAGGCATTTTCTTCCATCCCAATGCGTTGAAATCCGTATTTGGACTGAATGCAGGTGAGCTTACCGACACCTGTGTGGATGTTAATATCCTGACTGCCCCTGATGGCATTTCCCTTTCTGAACAACTGGTGAATACGCCATCCATCAACCACCAGATTGATCTGCTGT includes:
- a CDS encoding sensor histidine kinase, translated to MRRQCLFPLSFYRQVTTLARRAGYRLCTGWLLIPVLLAGWKPVFSQELAYKQYTTKDGLPGSAVYQALQDKEGFLWFATNQGVGRFDGSLFKYFSKEDGLPDNEVIKLYADKHNNIWFISLSGIPAVFYQGKIRQINCKGVVAIAEDPFTDTIYLISVRNEKQASSYGYYQSANTPGNWHFTGTFREAPNNKPVEGWPILRASLPSGTAYYFSYIDGFTNRLTIRNSTSATSFLFTNKGNSSGLFPFISYAFSCPAANKKGIIFASADSLYFAGGNYIQGLLSLQSLGLNLQKDDDISSLFCENDSTLWLCTRHRGLIKINHFMESRRTMEYLFPQAYCTSIVKDAEEGYWVTTMNDGVYYLPNQDFFNLNNIPAINRKDIKCIRNLQDKRLAIGSGDGTIATITPASLQIKVATAWSKQHKNNRILDLWPFGHSLLAGSDKGLFRIQERAWQEFSSIGIRGGIKGLHPVSDGNVLVSHASGATLINWDAQKATRLFASRTTCVAVVNNQYYWGTQHGLYTWANNSTISLGECYPSLSGIINHIDIAPDTALWLSTQEGIVILKNNHIQTIKKEQGLLSHMCRQVLFNDTTAWVATDKGITRIDYQWRGPAFDYIISNITEEDGLVSNDVNQTAIEGNYVWAATAKGISFFSKDYVSRSFSPPHIYVNSMEAGNKTIPVSDTVIMEYPDNNLQIEVSAISFRSGKNIQYEYRLNGQDSNWRKTTNNMIEFAALPFGELIFEVRSINRWGDKNIHPRRILIIKNPPFWKTGRFLVSLYILSITLSGAGFYLFYRNRQRKKEQLFQLTKKMHELEMQSLRSQMNPHFIFNCLSSIQRYILQSDTANANLYLHKFSALIRKILHYSSVSTISLEQEIKMLELYLSLEKMRIGDKMDYQIILSDELQYDNLYIPCMIIQPYVENAVKHGISPLYNQKGMVTIRFRQTPGTVECIIEDNGPGMETSPGKKTPLTGEYSSKGTSITENRINAINSLQPDKIILNIVNKSQLDPSTTGTIIQLSFPVITD
- a CDS encoding LytR/AlgR family response regulator transcription factor, with product MPIKTIIIEDEESSLVVLTDFIQRFASDLQVLGTAGHVNEAIELLENNSADLVFMDVRLANGTSFEVLRKLSSRNFTLIMITAYDNYALEAFKYAAIDYLLKPIGIPEFEEAIARARKNLSQKIDTNTIDTLLYNLGQQNKQDKRIGIATINGFEFIDAKDITWCKSEGNYTVFHLTNRSKITSSKSLGFYDEILNASHFCRIHHGTIINLQMVKSYIKGKSGHVVMTDGTRLEISQRRKSDFLDKFHY
- a CDS encoding PQ-loop domain-containing transporter, which produces MDTVFAIMANSLICLLLVPQMIRLARKKKARNLSLVLLILILSVTLCWCVFGWLDQQRLIFGYSVMNILLTVFTLILFVNSPYHLQTPYRTYSRKWGYFLYMMGWRR
- a CDS encoding helix-turn-helix domain-containing protein → MQYKQIPAPEHLKAYVRYFWTLEAPPESNAPQSFRTIADGSPGLIFHQVEQGSFYQNEKLLPDIFLYGQATTHAEIRATGKLRAVGIFFHPNALKSVFGLNAGELTDTCVDVNILTAPDGISLSEQLVNTPSINHQIDLLSSWLHTQAGRNYTRNNDIMQYAVSAIARSKGNISLKKVQMELLLTERSFERKFKEYIGISPKLFSRICRFQASLQQLKSNDYQKLSDIAFENEYSDQSHFIRAFKEFAGFSPFQYQKQVAEVFENLTAPIK